A genomic region of Fusarium falciforme chromosome 4, complete sequence contains the following coding sequences:
- a CDS encoding 60S ribosomal protein L2, whose amino-acid sequence MGRVIRNQRKGRGSIFTANTRLNKAPAKFRNLDYAERHGYLRGVVREIVHDAGRGAPLAKVVFRHPYRFKQVTETFIANEGMYTGQFIYAGKKAALTVGNVLPLGEMPEGTVVSNVEEKIGDRGTLGRTSGNYITIVGHNPDEGKTRIKLPSGAKKVVHSKSRGMIGIVAGGGRTDKPLLKASRAKHKFAVKRNSWPKTRGVAMNPVDHPHGGGNHQHIGKASTISRYAAQGQKAGLIAARRTGLLRGTQKTKE is encoded by the exons ATGGGTAGAGTCATTCGCAACCAGCGCAAGGGTCGTGGATCCATTTTCA CGGCCAACACGCGCCTGAACAAGGCTCCCGCCAAGTTCCGCAACCTCGACTACGCCGAGCGCCATGGCTACCTCCGAGGTGTCGTCCGCGAGATCGTTCACGATGCTG GTCGAGGTGCTCCCCTCGCCAAGGTCGTGTTCCGCCACCCCTACCGATTCAAGCAGGTCACCGAGACCTTCATCGCCAACGAGGGCATGTACACCGGCCAGTTCATCTACGCCGGAAAGAAGGCTGCCCTGACCGTCGGCAACGTCCTTCCCCTCGGTGAGATGCCTGAGGGTACCGTCGTCTCGAacgtcgaggagaagattGGCGACCGTGGTACTCTCGGCCGCACCTCCGGCAACTACATCACCATTGTCGGCCACAACCCCGATGAGGGCAAGACCCGCATCAAGCTCCCCTCTGGTGCCAAGAAGGTTGTCCACTCCAAGTCCCGAGGAATGATCGGTATTGTTGCTGGTGGTGGCCGAACCGACAAGCCCCTCCTGA AGGCTTCTCGTGCCAAGCACAAGTTCGCTGTCAAGCGCAACAGCTGGCCCAAGACCCGTGGTGTTGCCATGAACCCCGTCGACCATCCCCACGGTGGT GGTAACCACCAACATATTGGTAAGGCTTCTACCATCTCCCGATACGCCGCCCAGGGTCAGAAGGCCGGTCTTATCGCTGCCCGGAGGACGGGTCTTCTCCGTGGTACCCAGAAGACGAAGGAGTAA